The Chlorogloeopsis sp. ULAP01 genome window below encodes:
- a CDS encoding DUF2808 domain-containing protein has translation MRRLFSALAVTSFLLAGLPAISLANPLPGFTLFSGVKGENQLPFRLDFGGNVNAWDRYRLRIPAKKMNLAAAQFVVTYPQYYKGTFDPKNIEVRVKNKKVPLSEVRWDKENRVIEIFPQEAVPAGSNVELVLSNVKNPAFGGIYYFNCSIQSPGDVPLSRYLGTWLLSIG, from the coding sequence ATGCGACGTTTATTTTCTGCTTTAGCAGTGACTAGTTTTTTACTAGCAGGCTTACCAGCAATCAGCTTGGCAAATCCCTTGCCTGGATTCACACTCTTTAGTGGAGTCAAAGGTGAGAACCAGCTACCCTTTCGTTTAGATTTTGGCGGTAACGTTAACGCCTGGGATAGATACCGCTTAAGAATTCCTGCCAAAAAGATGAACTTGGCTGCTGCTCAATTTGTTGTTACTTATCCCCAATACTACAAAGGAACTTTTGATCCCAAAAATATTGAAGTACGGGTAAAAAACAAAAAAGTGCCACTATCCGAAGTTAGATGGGATAAAGAAAATCGCGTCATTGAAATTTTCCCTCAAGAGGCAGTGCCAGCAGGTAGTAATGTTGAGTTAGTACTCTCTAACGTTAAAAATCCTGCCTTCGGTGGAATTTATTATTTCAATTGCTCAATTCAATCTCCCGGTGATGTACCATTATCTCGTTACTTAGGAACCTGGTTACTTAGCATCGGTTAA
- the yidC gene encoding membrane protein insertase YidC — MDFGIGFLSNNVMLPIIDLFYSIVPSYGLAIVALTLIIRFALYPLSAGSIRNMRRMRIVQPLMQKRMQEIKERHKDDPQKQQEEMLNVQKEFGNPLAGCLPLLLQMPVLLALFATLRGSPFASVNYTVNLQIFPAEQIERIQPQAFATAPQNIYIADGEHIKVNAIVPSGNKLAVGETTKIQYQTPEGKPFQSVLAEHPDVNLIPQWKITKGEERVKIDAEGNIEALQPGDVTIQGTIPGLAADKGFLFIDALGRVGAIDPDGTIHWDIVAMVVMFGVTLYISQVLSGQNSSGGNPQQDTVNKITPVIFSGMFLFFPLPAGVLMYMVIGNIFQTLQTYILSREPLPEELQKIVDTQEKEAEVQQKTLPFEPKSSKKKATG; from the coding sequence ATGGATTTTGGTATCGGGTTCCTCTCGAACAACGTAATGTTGCCAATCATAGACTTGTTCTACAGCATAGTACCAAGCTATGGATTGGCGATCGTTGCCTTGACATTGATAATTCGTTTTGCACTTTATCCCTTGAGTGCCGGTTCAATTCGCAATATGCGACGGATGCGAATTGTACAACCCTTGATGCAAAAGCGGATGCAAGAAATCAAAGAACGCCATAAGGACGATCCGCAAAAACAGCAAGAGGAAATGCTCAACGTCCAAAAAGAATTTGGCAATCCTTTGGCTGGGTGTTTGCCGCTATTGTTGCAAATGCCGGTGTTACTCGCCCTATTTGCTACCTTACGAGGTTCGCCTTTTGCCAGCGTTAACTACACTGTGAACCTGCAAATCTTTCCAGCAGAACAAATTGAAAGAATTCAACCCCAGGCTTTTGCTACTGCTCCCCAAAACATCTATATTGCCGATGGAGAGCATATCAAGGTGAATGCTATTGTTCCTAGCGGCAACAAATTAGCGGTAGGAGAGACAACTAAAATTCAATATCAAACTCCTGAGGGCAAACCATTTCAATCAGTTTTAGCTGAACACCCAGATGTAAATCTCATTCCCCAATGGAAAATTACCAAAGGGGAAGAAAGAGTGAAAATTGATGCGGAAGGAAATATAGAAGCCTTACAGCCAGGAGATGTGACTATTCAGGGAACAATTCCCGGATTAGCAGCAGATAAAGGATTCCTATTCATTGATGCCTTGGGTAGAGTTGGCGCGATCGATCCTGATGGCACAATCCATTGGGATATTGTGGCGATGGTAGTGATGTTTGGCGTTACTCTTTACATCAGCCAGGTGCTTTCTGGACAAAATTCAAGTGGTGGCAACCCGCAGCAAGATACGGTTAACAAAATTACTCCCGTGATTTTTTCTGGGATGTTTTTGTTTTTCCCCTTACCAGCTGGGGTGCTGATGTATATGGTAATTGGTAATATTTTCCAAACTTTACAAACCTACATCCTCTCTCGCGAACCCCTACCAGAGGAACTGCAAAAAATCGTAGATACTCAGGAGAAAGAGGCAGAAGTACAACAAAAAACGCTGCCGTTTGAACCAAAAAGTTCTAAGAAAAAGGCTACAGGTTAA
- the rnpA gene encoding ribonuclease P protein component, translating to MALPKAYRLKSRHDFQAVFREGIRRHGSNLTLRALRLSSVKQPFVDAKSKIAQSSDSALLAPTLIGISVSTKVSKRAVVRNRLKRQIAAALHQLLPKISPGWRLVVIVKPGVAESKCVTQQFLQELEQLLAQAEVLNGHS from the coding sequence GTGGCTTTGCCCAAAGCATATCGGCTTAAATCTCGCCACGATTTCCAAGCAGTTTTTCGGGAAGGCATTCGCCGTCATGGCTCTAACCTGACTTTGAGAGCCTTGCGGTTGTCATCTGTGAAACAGCCTTTTGTAGATGCAAAGAGCAAGATTGCACAATCATCAGACTCAGCACTTCTTGCTCCAACCCTAATTGGTATTTCGGTTAGTACCAAAGTCAGCAAACGGGCGGTAGTTCGCAACCGCCTCAAGCGGCAAATAGCAGCAGCGTTGCATCAATTGTTGCCCAAAATCTCACCAGGGTGGCGTCTAGTGGTAATTGTTAAACCAGGCGTAGCAGAATCTAAGTGCGTAACCCAACAATTTCTGCAAGAATTAGAGCAGTTGTTGGCACAAGCTGAGGTATTAAATGGGCATTCGTGA
- the rpmH gene encoding 50S ribosomal protein L34: MRRTLEGTCRKRKRTSGFRARMRTPDGRNVLRARRRKGRHRLSV, translated from the coding sequence ATGCGAAGAACTTTAGAAGGAACTTGTCGCAAAAGAAAAAGAACATCTGGTTTTCGTGCCAGAATGCGGACACCAGATGGCAGAAATGTGCTCAGAGCAAGGAGAAGAAAAGGACGTCATCGTCTGAGCGTCTAA
- a CDS encoding PH domain-containing protein, giving the protein MGIREEVYFEGGPHIGDLIINILIGFTVVGLPLTVGAIVRALWLRFRITDRRVSVTGGWMGRDRSDVIYSEVVKIVKVPRGIGLWGDMVLTLRDGSRLELRAVPRFRELYDYISERVAAKNPNFSGAVNK; this is encoded by the coding sequence ATGGGCATTCGTGAAGAAGTTTATTTTGAAGGTGGGCCCCATATTGGGGATTTGATAATAAACATACTAATTGGGTTTACTGTTGTAGGCTTGCCATTAACAGTTGGGGCAATTGTCAGGGCTTTATGGCTGCGTTTCCGCATCACTGATCGCCGAGTTTCTGTAACTGGTGGTTGGATGGGACGTGATCGCAGCGATGTCATTTACTCAGAAGTTGTCAAAATTGTGAAAGTTCCCCGTGGGATTGGCTTGTGGGGGGATATGGTGCTAACCCTTAGAGATGGTAGTCGTCTGGAATTGCGGGCTGTTCCCAGATTCCGTGAACTTTATGATTACATCAGTGAAAGAGTTGCAGCCAAAAATCCCAATTTTAGCGGCGCTGTTAATAAATGA
- a CDS encoding Re/Si-specific NAD(P)(+) transhydrogenase subunit alpha, with the protein MKIAVAREIEVCERRVALIPDTVARLVKQGLEVWVEAGAGERAFFSDAAYEAAGATIIADNSKLWSEADILLKVSPPQEREDGRSEIDLLKEGSVIISFLNPLGNPVIAQRLAERKVSAISMEMIPRTTRAQSMDALSSQASIAGYKAVLIAAAALPKYFPMLTTAAGTIAPAKVFIMGAGVAGLQAIATARRLGSVVEAFDIRPAVKEEVQSLGAKFVEIKLDEETTAVGGYAKEISEASKQRTQEVVAEHIKNADVVITTAQVPGKKAPLLVTQEMVAQMKPGSVIVDIAAEQGGNCACTAPGKDIVWNGITIIGPINLPSSMPVHASQLYAKNLTSLMQILIRDKAVHLDFADDIIDAACITHAGEIRSSRIKEALQALGVQQSAVS; encoded by the coding sequence ATGAAAATAGCGGTTGCTAGAGAAATTGAAGTTTGTGAACGTCGTGTGGCTCTAATCCCCGACACTGTGGCGCGCTTAGTAAAACAAGGCTTAGAAGTTTGGGTAGAAGCAGGCGCAGGAGAGCGAGCTTTTTTTAGTGATGCTGCTTATGAAGCAGCAGGAGCAACAATTATTGCTGATAACAGTAAATTATGGAGTGAAGCAGATATTCTGCTCAAAGTTAGTCCACCGCAAGAGCGGGAAGATGGACGTTCAGAAATTGATTTACTGAAGGAAGGATCGGTAATAATTAGCTTTCTTAATCCTTTAGGGAATCCAGTCATAGCACAGCGCCTGGCAGAGCGTAAGGTTAGTGCTATCAGTATGGAGATGATTCCCCGCACGACAAGAGCACAGAGTATGGATGCTTTGTCATCTCAAGCTTCAATCGCTGGTTATAAGGCAGTACTAATTGCCGCAGCCGCACTACCAAAGTACTTTCCGATGCTGACAACAGCTGCTGGCACGATCGCTCCGGCAAAAGTATTTATTATGGGTGCTGGTGTCGCTGGTTTGCAAGCAATAGCAACTGCTAGACGCCTGGGATCGGTGGTAGAAGCTTTTGATATTCGCCCTGCTGTGAAAGAAGAAGTGCAAAGCCTTGGGGCAAAATTTGTGGAAATCAAATTGGACGAAGAAACTACTGCTGTTGGAGGTTACGCGAAGGAAATTTCTGAAGCCAGCAAGCAGCGCACCCAAGAAGTTGTCGCAGAACACATCAAGAATGCGGATGTTGTGATTACAACTGCTCAAGTTCCAGGGAAAAAAGCGCCTTTATTAGTCACGCAGGAGATGGTAGCGCAGATGAAACCTGGTTCTGTAATTGTAGATATTGCGGCAGAACAGGGTGGTAACTGTGCTTGCACCGCTCCCGGCAAAGATATTGTCTGGAATGGAATCACTATCATTGGCCCAATTAATTTACCATCTTCAATGCCAGTTCACGCCAGCCAATTGTATGCCAAGAATTTGACATCTTTAATGCAAATACTAATTCGAGACAAGGCTGTGCATCTAGACTTTGCTGATGACATCATTGATGCCGCTTGTATCACCCATGCAGGTGAAATTCGCTCCTCACGCATCAAAGAGGCGCTGCAAGCTCTTGGTGTTCAACAATCAGCAGTTAGTTAA
- a CDS encoding NAD(P) transhydrogenase subunit alpha, with the protein MTEALIAALFVFVLASFTGFEVINKVPPTLHTPLMSGSNAISGIAVLGAIVASGAKEWNLSVILGLIAIVLATINVVGGFLVTDRMLQMFKKKAG; encoded by the coding sequence ATGACAGAAGCATTAATCGCTGCTTTGTTTGTATTTGTTTTGGCATCATTTACCGGATTTGAAGTTATCAACAAAGTACCACCGACTTTGCATACACCTCTGATGTCAGGTTCTAATGCTATTTCTGGCATTGCTGTTTTGGGAGCAATTGTCGCTTCCGGTGCGAAAGAGTGGAATTTGTCAGTCATTCTCGGTTTGATTGCTATTGTGCTGGCAACTATCAACGTAGTGGGTGGTTTTCTAGTCACTGATCGGATGTTGCAAATGTTCAAGAAGAAAGCTGGTTAG